A genomic segment from Necator americanus strain Aroian chromosome III, whole genome shotgun sequence encodes:
- a CDS encoding hypothetical protein (NECATOR_CHRIII.G13130.T2) gives MRRIKTMLKRKLQDLTVCCSYQIDFLHQKAHSVKEFRRQYAVLEEIGRGGFGIVYRAVRLADNLPVAVKFVEHKHVREWTMTCNQLIPSEVCHLETCKDIPGVIRIIEWFANSKGFLIVMERPENCMDIFDLISTYGKLDEDTARAIFIQVVDSVCTMYVKHGLIHRDIKDENIIVNMTTGEVKLVDFGATASAEKAMKKEFQGTRSYCPPEWFRQLQYLPLEATSWSLGVLLYILVTGQLPFKNEIQICLGRVKFPSYLSKECCQLIKSCLTTAAGSRATLTAIRQHPWLNKKIHIHQETFEAVLDRTLGRTQAQERSPRTPAEEARGAVEEERQINDVILIETSRIERKPSNPVDPEDSESECKMLTANDESAALVPRTRLHSKYDNISSSSLADYLSTMSGAAASPEKISMVSDTFSIATTATTNVYFSTYDISEEEEADSSVPEVRPPVKSVSAYNLSARSRKRSLIFKSFDRELDTVLENTTPEHVPRVTTTPTESEDQTVSEDSPSLSDILHFSRHRPLHVITDMSSLAIFQNTPQHSLTTVV, from the exons GATGTTGAAACGAAAACTTCAAGATTTGACAGTCTGCTGTTCATATCAGATCGATTTTCTCCACCAAAAAG CTCACTCCGTCAAGGAGTTCCGACGTCAGTACGCCGTTCTGGAAGAGATCGGACGTGGTGGTTTCGGCATCGTTTACCGAGCTGTACGGTTAGCCGATAATTTGCCAGtagcggtaaaatttgtcgaacacAAACATGTCAGGGAATGGACTATG ACATGCAATCAACTGATACCTTCCGAAGTCTGCCATCTGGAAACGTGCAAAGACATTCCAGGTGTTATCCGGATAATAGAATGGTTTGCAAA CTCGAAAGGTTTTCTGATTGTAATGGAACGACCAGAAAATTGCATGGATATATTTGATTTGATCTCTACATACGGTAAACTTGACGAAG ACACTGCGCGAGCGATTTTCATTCAAGTTGTGGATTCTGTATGTACGATGTACGTTAAGCATGGGCTCATTCATAGAGACATCAAG gACGAAAACATCATAGTAAATATGACAACTGGCGAAGTGAAATTGGTGGATTTTGGAGCGACAGCTTCAGCAGAAAAAGCGATGAAGAAGGAGTTTCAAG GTACACGATCCTATTGCCCACCGGAATGGTTCCGACAATTACAATATCTTCCACTGGAAGCGACAAGTTGGTCATTGGGCGTCTTACTGTACATACTCGTTACCGGACAACTTccctttaaaaatgaaattcaaatcTGCCTGGGACGCGTAAAATTCCCTTCATATCTTTCGAAAG AGTGCTGCCAACTGATCAAGTCCTGCCTTACTACCGCTGCCGGTTCGCGTGCGACACTTACAGCTATACGGCAACATCCATGGCTGAACAAAAAGATCCATATTCATCAGGAGACATTCGAAGCAGTGCTAGATAGAACACTAGGCAGAACCCAAG CACAGGAACGATCTCCGCGTACACCAGCTGAGGAGGCACGTGGAGCAGTCGAAGAAGAACGTCAAATCAACGACGTTATCCTCATAGAAACGTCTAGAATAGAACGGAAGCCTTCGAACCCCGTGGATCCAGAGGATAGCGAAAGTGAATGTAAAATGTTGACGGCAAACGACGAATCAGCTGCATTAG TGCCCAGAACTCGGCTACATTCGAAATATGACAATATCTCATCGTCATCGCTCGCCGATTACCTCTCAACAATGAGCGGTGCGGCTGCATCTCCGGAAAAGATCTCGATGGTGTCAGATACGTTTTCCATAGCCACGACGGCCACAACAAATGTTTACTTTTCAACGTACGATATCAGCGAAGAGGAGGAGGCTGACAG CTCGGTACCCGAAGTGAGACCACCGGTGAAGAGCGTTTCCGCATACAACCTATCTGCTCGGTCACGAAAGCGGTCATTGATTTTCAAATCATTCGATCGTGAATTAGACACAGTACTCGAAAATACTACCCCAGAACACGTTCCTCGAGTAACGACGACACCGACCGAGTCCGAGGATCAGACAGTGTCTGAAGACTCGCCGAGTCTCTCCGACATCCTGCACTTCTCAAGACATCGACCACTTCACGTCATAACCGACATGTCATCGTTggcaatatttcaaaatacaCCTCAACATTCGCTAACTACTGTAGTGTAG
- a CDS encoding hypothetical protein (NECATOR_CHRIII.G13130.T1), with product MSWIRRRLRMLKRKLQDLTVCCSYQIDFLHQKAHSVKEFRRQYAVLEEIGRGGFGIVYRAVRLADNLPVAVKFVEHKHVREWTMTCNQLIPSEVCHLETCKDIPGVIRIIEWFANSKGFLIVMERPENCMDIFDLISTYGKLDEDTARAIFIQVVDSVCTMYVKHGLIHRDIKDENIIVNMTTGEVKLVDFGATASAEKAMKKEFQGTRSYCPPEWFRQLQYLPLEATSWSLGVLLYILVTGQLPFKNEIQICLGRVKFPSYLSKECCQLIKSCLTTAAGSRATLTAIRQHPWLNKKIHIHQETFEAVLDRTLGRTQAQERSPRTPAEEARGAVEEERQINDVILIETSRIERKPSNPVDPEDSESECKMLTANDESAALVPRTRLHSKYDNISSSSLADYLSTMSGAAASPEKISMVSDTFSIATTATTNVYFSTYDISEEEEADSSVPEVRPPVKSVSAYNLSARSRKRSLIFKSFDRELDTVLENTTPEHVPRVTTTPTESEDQTVSEDSPSLSDILHFSRHRPLHVITDMSSLAIFQNTPQHSLTTVV from the exons GATGTTGAAACGAAAACTTCAAGATTTGACAGTCTGCTGTTCATATCAGATCGATTTTCTCCACCAAAAAG CTCACTCCGTCAAGGAGTTCCGACGTCAGTACGCCGTTCTGGAAGAGATCGGACGTGGTGGTTTCGGCATCGTTTACCGAGCTGTACGGTTAGCCGATAATTTGCCAGtagcggtaaaatttgtcgaacacAAACATGTCAGGGAATGGACTATG ACATGCAATCAACTGATACCTTCCGAAGTCTGCCATCTGGAAACGTGCAAAGACATTCCAGGTGTTATCCGGATAATAGAATGGTTTGCAAA CTCGAAAGGTTTTCTGATTGTAATGGAACGACCAGAAAATTGCATGGATATATTTGATTTGATCTCTACATACGGTAAACTTGACGAAG ACACTGCGCGAGCGATTTTCATTCAAGTTGTGGATTCTGTATGTACGATGTACGTTAAGCATGGGCTCATTCATAGAGACATCAAG gACGAAAACATCATAGTAAATATGACAACTGGCGAAGTGAAATTGGTGGATTTTGGAGCGACAGCTTCAGCAGAAAAAGCGATGAAGAAGGAGTTTCAAG GTACACGATCCTATTGCCCACCGGAATGGTTCCGACAATTACAATATCTTCCACTGGAAGCGACAAGTTGGTCATTGGGCGTCTTACTGTACATACTCGTTACCGGACAACTTccctttaaaaatgaaattcaaatcTGCCTGGGACGCGTAAAATTCCCTTCATATCTTTCGAAAG AGTGCTGCCAACTGATCAAGTCCTGCCTTACTACCGCTGCCGGTTCGCGTGCGACACTTACAGCTATACGGCAACATCCATGGCTGAACAAAAAGATCCATATTCATCAGGAGACATTCGAAGCAGTGCTAGATAGAACACTAGGCAGAACCCAAG CACAGGAACGATCTCCGCGTACACCAGCTGAGGAGGCACGTGGAGCAGTCGAAGAAGAACGTCAAATCAACGACGTTATCCTCATAGAAACGTCTAGAATAGAACGGAAGCCTTCGAACCCCGTGGATCCAGAGGATAGCGAAAGTGAATGTAAAATGTTGACGGCAAACGACGAATCAGCTGCATTAG TGCCCAGAACTCGGCTACATTCGAAATATGACAATATCTCATCGTCATCGCTCGCCGATTACCTCTCAACAATGAGCGGTGCGGCTGCATCTCCGGAAAAGATCTCGATGGTGTCAGATACGTTTTCCATAGCCACGACGGCCACAACAAATGTTTACTTTTCAACGTACGATATCAGCGAAGAGGAGGAGGCTGACAG CTCGGTACCCGAAGTGAGACCACCGGTGAAGAGCGTTTCCGCATACAACCTATCTGCTCGGTCACGAAAGCGGTCATTGATTTTCAAATCATTCGATCGTGAATTAGACACAGTACTCGAAAATACTACCCCAGAACACGTTCCTCGAGTAACGACGACACCGACCGAGTCCGAGGATCAGACAGTGTCTGAAGACTCGCCGAGTCTCTCCGACATCCTGCACTTCTCAAGACATCGACCACTTCACGTCATAACCGACATGTCATCGTTggcaatatttcaaaatacaCCTCAACATTCGCTAACTACTGTAGTGTAG
- a CDS encoding hypothetical protein (NECATOR_CHRIII.G13131.T1) has translation MQIHVAATPNCAPRCNSSKLRSSTSLQLQVVQIHVAATPNCAPRCNSSKSRGSTSLQLQVVQIHVAATPNCAPRCNSSKSRGSTSLQLQVMQIHVAATPNCAPRCNSSKLRSSTSLQLQLVQIHVAATPNCAHPRCSNSKSRGSTLLQLQLQTAWLNVAATPNCAAQHGCNSKLRSSTSLQLQVVQIHVAATPNCAPRCNSSKSRGSTSLQLQLVQIHVAATPNCAHPRCSNSKSRGSTSLQLQVMQIHVAATPNCAPRCNSSKLRSSTSLQLQLVQIHVAATPNCAHPRCSNSKSRGSTSLQLQVVQIHVAATPNC, from the exons ATGCAAATCCATGTAGCAGCAACTCCAAACTGTGCACCGCGTTGTAACAGCTCCAAACTGCGCAGCTCAACATCGCTGCAACTCCAGGTGGTGCAAATCCATGTAGCAGCAACTCCAAACTGTGCACCGCGTTGTAACAGCTCCAAATCGCGTGGCTCAACGTCGCTGCAACTCCAGGTGGTGCAAATCCATGTAGCAGCAACTCCAAACTGTGCACCGCGTTGTAACAGCTCCAAATCGCGTGGCTCAACGTCGCTGCAACTCCAGGTGATGCAAATCCATGTAGCAGCAACTCCAAACTGTGCACCGCGTTGTAACAGCTCCAAACTGCGCAGCTCAACATCGCTGCAACTCCAATTGGTACAAATTCATGTTGCAGCAACTCCAAACTGTGCACATCCGCGTTGTAGCAACTCCAAATCGCGTGGCTCAACGTTGCTGCAACTCCAG CTCCAAACTGCGTGGCTCAACGTCGCTGCAACTCCAAACTGCGCAGCTCAACATGGCTGCAACTCCAAACTGCGCAGCTCAACGTCGCTGCAACTCCAG GTGGTGCAAATCCATGTAGCAGCAACTCCAAACTGTGCACCGCGTTGTAACAGCTCCAAATCGCGTGGCTCAACGTCGCTGCAACTCCAATTGGTACAAATTCATGTTGCAGCAACTCCAAACTGTGCACATCCGCGTTGTAGCAACTCCAAATCGCGTGGCTCAACGTCGCTGCAACTCCAG GTGATGCAAATCCATGTAGCAGCAACTCCAAACTGTGCACCGCGTTGTAACAGCTCCAAACTGCGCAGCTCAACATCGCTGCAACTCCAATTGGTACAAATTCATGTTGCAGCAACTCCAAACTGTGCACATCCGCGTTGTAGCAACTCCAAATCGCGTGGCTCAACGTCGCTGCAACTCCAGGTGGTGCAAATCCATGTAGCAGCAACTCCAAACTGCTGA
- a CDS encoding hypothetical protein (NECATOR_CHRIII.G13132.T1) translates to MLSCAVWSCSDVEPRSLELLQRGAQFGVAATWICITWSCSNVEPRDLDDVELRSLELLQRGAQFGVAATWICITWSCSDVEPRDLELLQRGAQFGVAATWICTTWSCSDVEPRDLELLQRGAQFGVAATWICTTWSCSDVELRSLELLQRGAQFGVAATWICITWSCSDVEPRDLELLQRGAQFGVAAIWISTTWSCSDVEPRSLELLLHGFPPLAVAMTFSCTVWSCYSADLHDLLMLCHYRRPCGAADSEMQICKQSC, encoded by the exons ATGTTGAGCTGCGCAGTTTGGAGTTGCAGCGACGTTGAGCCACGCAGTTTGGAGCTGTTACAACGCGGTGCACAGTTTGGAGTTGCTGCTACATGGATTTGCATCACCTGGAGTTGCAGCAACGTTGAGCCACGCGATTTGGA CGATGTTGAGCTGCGCAGTTTGGAGCTGTTACAACGCGGTGCACAGTTTGGAGTTGCTGCTACATGGATTTGCATCACCTGGAGTTGCAGCGACGTTGAGCCACGCGATTTGGAGCTGTTACAACGCGGTGCACAGTTTGGAGTTGCTGCTACATGGATTTGCACCACCTGGAGTTGCAGCGACGTTGAGCCACGCGATTTGGAGCTGTTACAACGCGGTGCACAGTTTGGAGTTGCTGCTACATGGATTTGCACCACCTGGAGTTGCAGCGATGTTGAGCTGCGCAGTTTGGAGCTGTTACAACGCGGTGCACAGTTTGGAGTTGCTGCTACATGGATTTGCATCACCTGGAGTTGCAGCGACGTTGAGCCACGCGATTTGGAGCTGTTACAACGCGGTGCACAGTTTGGAGTTGCTGCTATATGGATTTCCACCACTTGGAGTTGCAGCGACGTTGAGCCACGCAGTTTGGAGTTGCTGCTACATGGATTTCCACCACTTGCAGTTGCTATGACGTTTAGCTGCACAGTTTGGAGTTGCTACAGTGCGGATTTGCACGATTTGTTGATGCTGTGTCACTACCGTAGACCATGCGGAGCTGCAGATTCAGAGATGCAGATTTGTAAACAGAGCTGTTGA
- a CDS encoding hypothetical protein (NECATOR_CHRIII.G13133.T1), producing MSLAVRLLYLLVLVNIAACHYYWFEMPEAQKFNDGSDIPYDDEPLQMQKRFHVKYIRKLGRLPGDHYHLPVMRGWSTPMSPQDHLVDLYNALREVV from the exons ATGTCCCTCGCCGTTCGACTACTGTACCTTCTCGTGCTGGTGAATATTGCCGCCTGTCATTACTATTGGTTCGAGATGCCTGAAGCACAGAAA TTCAACGACGGCTCAGACATTCCATACGATGATGAACCGCTACAAATGCAGAAACGATTTCATGTGAAATATATCCGGAAACTCGGACGACTACCTG GGGATCACTATCATCTTCCAGTAATGCGCGGATGGTCGACACCAATGTCACCTCAGGACCACCTTGTGGATCTCTACAATGCTCTTCGTGAAGTAGTTTGA